In Phenylobacterium zucineum HLK1, one DNA window encodes the following:
- a CDS encoding c-type cytochrome, whose product MSRAALALPALVLAAAALAAPASAADGQQLFNMQCKMCHTGGPMGPSLAGVAGAKIASKDFAYSPALKAKEGTWTPANLDAFLKAPTAFAPGTKMMISVPDDESRAAIVDYLKTLK is encoded by the coding sequence ATGTCCCGCGCCGCCCTCGCCCTTCCGGCCCTCGTCTTGGCCGCCGCCGCGCTCGCCGCCCCGGCCTCGGCCGCCGACGGGCAGCAGCTGTTCAACATGCAGTGCAAGATGTGCCACACGGGCGGGCCGATGGGGCCGAGCCTCGCGGGCGTGGCGGGGGCCAAGATCGCCTCGAAGGACTTCGCCTATTCGCCGGCGCTGAAGGCCAAGGAGGGGACCTGGACCCCGGCCAACCTCGACGCCTTTCTGAAGGCCCCGACGGCCTTCGCCCCCGGCACCAAGATGATGATCTCGGTGCCCGACGACGAGAGCCGCGCGGCGATCGTCGACTACCTCAAGACTCTGAAGTAG
- a CDS encoding siroheme synthase, which translates to MDAFPAFFPLAGRTVVIAGEGEGAEAKARLFEGSPATVVRLAADEALDPKAYAAAALAFVAAEDDGFARAAAEAARAAGVPVNVVDRPALCDFTTPAVIDRGEVVAAIGTGGASPMLATLLRQDLEARVPEGAGRVAALFRQMQDEVRGALPEAHRRRAFLRGALAGPAAEAALAGDMDRARDLLRQALAQDAPLPGSVRYVDARGPADLLTLRAARALAGADVLVCDEGVHADVLSLARRDAERLAPQPAEALVDLARDGRRVTRLIVGSGWRTEQAALDAAGIETEILPIAR; encoded by the coding sequence ATGGACGCCTTCCCCGCCTTCTTCCCGCTCGCCGGCCGCACGGTGGTGATCGCGGGCGAGGGCGAGGGCGCCGAGGCCAAGGCCCGGCTGTTCGAGGGCTCGCCGGCCACGGTCGTGCGGCTCGCCGCCGACGAGGCGCTGGACCCCAAGGCCTACGCCGCCGCCGCGCTGGCCTTCGTGGCGGCCGAGGACGACGGCTTCGCCCGCGCCGCGGCCGAGGCGGCCCGGGCGGCCGGCGTACCGGTCAACGTCGTGGACCGCCCGGCGCTCTGCGACTTCACCACCCCGGCGGTGATCGACCGCGGCGAGGTGGTGGCGGCCATCGGCACCGGCGGGGCCTCGCCCATGCTGGCCACCCTGTTGCGGCAGGACCTGGAGGCGCGGGTGCCCGAAGGCGCCGGCCGGGTCGCGGCCCTGTTCCGCCAGATGCAGGACGAGGTGCGCGGCGCCCTGCCCGAGGCGCACCGCCGGCGCGCCTTCCTGCGCGGCGCGCTCGCCGGCCCCGCCGCCGAGGCGGCCCTGGCGGGCGACATGGACCGGGCCCGCGACCTGCTGCGCCAGGCCCTGGCCCAGGACGCGCCCCTGCCCGGATCGGTGCGCTACGTGGACGCCCGCGGCCCCGCCGACCTGCTCACCCTGCGGGCGGCCCGGGCGCTGGCGGGCGCCGACGTGCTGGTCTGCGACGAGGGCGTCCACGCGGACGTGCTGTCGCTGGCCCGCCGCGACGCCGAGCGCCTGGCCCCCCAGCCGGCGGAAGCGCTGGTCGACCTGGCCCGCGACGGGCGGCGGGTCACCCGCCTTATCGTCGGCTCGGGCTGGCGAACCGAGCAGGCCGCCCTGGACGCGGCCGGGATCGAGACCGAGATCCTGCCGATCGCCCGCTGA
- a CDS encoding dipeptidase: protein MTKLFCSAAALALLAVAAPAQAQSPQTPQIDPKIAARVDRVLARTPLIDGHNDLPWAVRERFESKLDRADLSKDTAALPKPADEPPLMTDIPRLKAGRVGGQFWSVWIPATLDGPEAVQTTLEQIDIVKQMAARWPADLEMAYTAADIVRIHKAGKVASLVGIEGGHQINDSLPALRQMYDAGARYMTLTHSRATRWADSATDNPRHDGLSPFGEEVVREMNRMGMLVDLSHVSEAGMKDALRVSAAPVIFSHSGARAVADHPRNVSDEVLALLKANRGVVMVNFATLYASDEMVKWSADRAAERARYNAPPFAGLYIGQPERAAAALAAWEAAHPRPVVTVGMIADHVEHIVRVCGADCVGIGSDFDGIPDTPAGLEGVDRFPVLLAELARRGWSDADLGKLAGGNVLRVMREAEAVARRLQAERPPSSATLAELDGKR from the coding sequence ATGACGAAGCTCTTCTGCTCGGCCGCCGCCCTGGCGCTGCTCGCCGTCGCCGCCCCCGCTCAGGCCCAGTCGCCTCAGACCCCGCAGATCGATCCGAAGATCGCCGCCCGCGTGGACCGGGTGCTGGCCCGAACGCCGCTGATCGACGGCCACAACGACCTGCCCTGGGCGGTCCGCGAGCGGTTCGAGAGCAAGCTGGACCGCGCGGACCTGTCGAAGGACACCGCCGCCCTGCCGAAGCCGGCGGACGAGCCGCCGCTGATGACCGACATCCCGCGCCTGAAGGCCGGCCGGGTCGGCGGCCAGTTCTGGTCGGTGTGGATCCCGGCCACCCTCGACGGGCCCGAGGCGGTGCAGACGACCCTCGAGCAGATCGACATCGTCAAGCAGATGGCCGCCCGCTGGCCGGCCGACCTGGAGATGGCCTACACGGCGGCCGACATCGTGCGCATCCACAAGGCGGGCAAGGTCGCCTCGCTGGTGGGAATCGAGGGCGGCCACCAGATCAACGACAGCCTGCCGGCGCTGCGCCAGATGTACGACGCCGGCGCGCGCTATATGACCCTGACCCACTCGCGGGCGACCCGCTGGGCCGACTCGGCCACCGACAATCCGCGCCACGACGGCCTGTCGCCCTTCGGCGAGGAGGTGGTCCGCGAGATGAACCGCATGGGCATGCTGGTGGACCTGAGCCACGTCTCGGAGGCCGGCATGAAGGACGCCCTGCGCGTCTCGGCCGCGCCGGTGATCTTCTCGCACTCGGGCGCCCGCGCCGTGGCCGACCATCCGCGCAACGTCTCGGACGAGGTGCTGGCCCTGCTGAAGGCCAACCGCGGCGTGGTGATGGTCAACTTCGCCACCCTCTATGCCTCGGACGAGATGGTGAAGTGGAGCGCCGACCGGGCGGCCGAGCGGGCCCGCTACAACGCCCCGCCGTTCGCCGGCCTCTACATCGGCCAGCCCGAGCGCGCCGCCGCGGCCCTGGCGGCCTGGGAGGCGGCCCATCCGCGACCGGTGGTGACCGTGGGCATGATCGCCGACCACGTGGAGCATATCGTGCGGGTCTGCGGCGCGGACTGCGTGGGGATCGGCTCGGACTTCGACGGCATCCCGGACACGCCCGCGGGGCTGGAGGGCGTGGACCGGTTTCCCGTGCTGCTGGCCGAGCTCGCCCGCCGCGGCTGGAGCGACGCCGACCTCGGCAAGCTGGCCGGCGGCAACGTCCTGCGGGTCATGCGCGAGGCCGAGGCGGTCGCGCGGCGCCTGCAGGCCGAG